AGGACCATAATTTTGACATGAAATTATCCACAAAATacagtttactgtattttttaatcgGAAATAGCAACTAAAAAGATGCACTGCGAAACAAAGCACCTATATAGCTTGATTTCCCTTTATGTTGACCGAACCCGACACCCGGGGAAACCTGTCACATGCTCCTCTCCTTTTCATAAAAAGTGCAGTAAATACTGCAGtggcaggaagaaaaaactGCCCAGATACTTCCTAACTTTACAGCTTACACCGTAGGAAAATACGGCATTCTGCACTTTCTGTTTGTACTCTTATACCACACAAGTGCCTCTAAGGGCTACTAAAGGCCCTAACAAGCCATCCACCACACCTTCAGTTCTTtggaagataaaaatgaaagcacGCCTATGTAACTTGTGGTGGCCACAAGTGACAATAATTGGATAATGGTAAGTTTCACAGTAGCACAAGTTGAGAacattgactgactgattaataTGTTACACAGCACTACCGTTTTCTAACATGAGGTAAGTTAGTCCCGATAAGCAACACCAAGTACGGCTGTAGCATCTTAACACCTGAGTGTACGCAACTGAGTAAGTGTGCGTTTTATTGCtaataaattcaacttttcatttgtaagcgGTAGAATGTCATTCCGTCTTTCAACAGCAGTCTAGCTTTAAATGATCCTATAGGGAACCAAGGGGATAGAGCAGAAAAGTAAGATGAAGCGCAATGGTTGTTAAGATTCGGAGAATTAAAAGCACATGTATACTGATCACCCAGTGGTTCCATCACTCGTGTATTAAAATCTATCACGAAAATATGTATCGCAAATCCAAAAGACAAACACTTTACAGCACGTCTCTTTCACCATGCTGTCCTGTCTTCACAAGTCTCACATGTTTTCCGTCAACTCAGTGTTCGGATTTGGATGACTAGCACGATAAGGCCATGGGgttttaatctttatttcttATTAAAGCAGTCATTtgcaaaataacttttttccATGATCACAGCTCATGGCAACAAAGGATATTCAGTTCCTCCAGTTTtaactaaacaaaactaaaatccTTAAACACCTTTAatagaaaaactacaaaaaactaCCAATGACAATGACTTggtcaaaatgtaaataaaatagctttttatttttgaagtgGCATAAAAAAATCCTGAAGTCATAATTTTGTAAAGATAAGCAACAGAGCTCGTATTATGCAACAGAAACATTACAACAGATTTTTACCTCTGCTGGGCTCAACATTGCATTTAGTTCTATTTCTTTCAAACTAAACAAAAGACATTATCAAATGAAGCCTCCTATAGGGCCTGTGAGGTAAAGAACATTTATAATAATTACAGTTCTGTAAAATATTGATCACTAATGTCAGGAATGCAATTAAATTCTTGAGAAATGGCAGAGGCTAATGACCAATACTCCTTACATACAAGAGCTGCACAAATTGTACTTATTACCTTTAAATGAAATCAACTCAAAACTTAAACTACTCATTATTAACTGTCACAAAATTTCCACGCCACCACCCACCCGGAACCAAACCCCATCCTGCAGCTAAATcactgtttctgctgcattgCTTCTTTTCGTGCAGCGTCTTGCAGTAGCTGAGTGTCCACTTCATCTGCAGGTAGCTGAACGTATCGGACCACAGATCCACGGATGAAACAGTTTTTCACAGACAGCTGGAGCAAattgaaacaagacaaaatggAGTTTGAAGACGAGCACAATTCAAAGCGTCGGAGATGCCGAGTATCAGCTCTCactaatacaaaacaaaatctgtacAATATTATTTTAACAGATAGCTGATGAAGGAATCGGTATTTTTTTGTGATCTATTTTCAAATTGTCTCATTTCGTGCTACTCTAAAATTATTAACAAAATACAAGTTTCATGGCTGAAATTGGCTTTACTTTCTAATTTTTTGgtgaattataataataataataataataataataataataataataggaaattcaaccttttttgtttcttctgacCTCATTAAAAcccaaaatgtacaaaagtatTGAAGTGGTAACCTTTTCTTTGACACAAATTTGGCTTGCACATACAAAATATGGAAATGACTATAAAGCATTGGCATTACACCAAAAAAGGAACTATTTCTGGTTTTATGTGTTATACTTGTTGCTGAGCATAGAAAATATATACATTCCTTTTGGATGGATTATGTATTCCAAACGAAAAGCATGGGCAGACACAGAGCTCTGAGTCTGTATCTGATAGTCTGTAAGTTTCCAGTGGATCCTCACATGCACCCGTGTGGGGAATCGCAACACGAATACGTGTTtaggtgcgtgtgtgttttgtgtgtatgtgtgcgtgtacacTCATTTACGATTTGGGAAGCTTTAACTATTTTTTAACCCTCCCGCTGTCCTCGGGTCATTGTTACCCGCGACACAAGTCTCCCCGACGTCCCACCCAAAGCAGGGAAGCATGTGCTGCAGGTGTAAGAAATATATCTGCAAAGGCTGTACACTTGCTTACTGCCCTACATGTGGTAATCGGGACTTTAGTGAAGGCGGCACAGTTTCAACAGGAGGATGCGGTGTGTGTACAGAATATGAGGACAACGGGAGGGCTAAACACGTTTTACTGCCGATGCCCGTAACAGAAGTAATGCATTATTTTCTGTAGCGGACTAAGCAATTCTCCTAAAATTAGTAAACATCACGAAGCATCATGGTgataaaacaatgcaaacatgttttttgagagGACCCAGGATGTCCAGGACCCCAAAGAGAACAATAGGGTTCAGATAGATGTCGTAAGAGCTGAAACATGTGAAGACAGTGAATGAGCTAAACCCACCATGTGTGGATATTTCTCTGGATCTGTGACACTGATGTCTGTGAGCTTAATGTTCAGGTACTGAAACACACAAGCGGAGAATAGAGACATCAGAAGATTAGAAGCCATAACTGGGCAGTCacatagaaaatgtaaaagctgattagctttgtttcaaaataaggaaaataaatcattatttcCAACCTGGTCAACAGAATGAAGCGTTCCACAGATGCTAAAAAAGAGATGTTATGATAAAAATGATTACAGGCATTAATAGACATCCCATCCTTACATCAAAAGCATTGAAGACCAAAACGAAGGTAGGCGAATCACTGATGTGGACAAACAacaggtggacaaaataacaagaaTACCTTGCAATAAACTACAATCCAAAACACCGCCACAGCAACAAATACGGGCTTTGTGATGCCTGTTATGTTCAGTGACAAGGTCATACATATCTGTGATAATGTTGAGCCTGTGTTATGTTGCATTTATTTGCCTCATACAACGTTAATTCAAAGCTAAAGCTGGAGCAGGCACTTTTGAGCCTCACTAGTTACCATCGTTCACATCCCCCCTCCACTGCCCCAAACAGCTAACGTTAGTACAATTGTTGGAACTAGATAATGGAGGCTACAGCAATTAATACCAGTAGGTTACAAGCCTAAttcgaaaaaaaaacaactaaccTCAGGTCATTCTTGAGCTCCACCACCACGTCCTTCCCCACCAAAGACTTGAAAAACGAgtagaaaagctgaaaaacagagCGACATGCTAACGTTAATGTTAGCAGCGGGCTAAATGTCGAGCACGATACAGGCTGCTGATAGCTAGCAAACCAAAGTACGGGAAACCGATACAGTGAGCTGTGGGTGTTTGAACGCCTCACCGAGCGTTGAGCTGAGACATTCAATGTGGACTAAAAGACAAATTCATGTGTACAAACTGATCTCTCACCATTATTGCTGTTGGTGATCTTGTGGTTGTGCGTCTGGTGTTGATGATGCACCACACTGCGCGATGTTTCTGCGACGGACCAGGGTGCGGTTACTCACCAGCTCCACACGAGGGAGCCAGACGCGCGTTCAACAACATCACATCGAACTCTAGCAGCCGAGAAAGGTTTTGTTGTCGAGGGAATGCTCTGACCACAGAGCATCGTATTATCACTGTGAGGTAAAACATGTAACACAGAGTCTCAGAATGCGTGGAATAGCTTTCTAGCTCTCTTTATTTGTTGGTCTTGTGTGATATCCCTTATTCTGAAGCATTTCTGCTGATAGAGACCTGCTGGGTTTGTCAGCAACTTTCTTGAATGGCACACTGGTGTATTAAAAAATGGCAGGTCACCAGGTCCTGTGGCGCACGATCAAAAACTAGAGAAGATTTAGGATTTACTAGACAGGCagtttccaacctttttggcctCTGAACCCCTTGAAAATAAAGCAATTTCCACTTGTCAGTGGTTACATTATGTGTATAGTTTAGGACCAAGTTAGCTGAAAAGTAATTGCGTTATTTTTATAGGTCTGAAGAGGTTAAATTATACAGTAATTCACAcgacaaagagaaaaagcttACAGGgatatctgaaaaaaacagcactaaaTTATATGGAGAGTATTTTGTTCCGTCTCATGACCTCTCAGCTTGTTCTGGCAAAACCCTGAGGTACCCTGGTTTCCAGATTGTGAAACAGTTCTTTCTGGAAAGagaattgttttacatttactcaGCGTGATTTCCTCAGTTCTTCATGTAAGAGTGTGTGGAAAATTCCATTTTGAAAGTCTTCTGGACATTGTACTTCAGAAACCATTCTTTAATATATGAAAGAAAAGTGCGGctggaaaaaataatgtaaGAAGTATCAGGGATCGATGACTATTTTTTCAATAGGATCGAGTAAAATATCtttaatgatttaaatatttttacaacaaTGGATAACAGATGATATTTGTACTCTGCATGCAGTTCTTTCAGGCAACAGCAGATGGGAGCAAATGATAGCAATACTCCAGACTCGCCTCTACCTCATAAGCATCTAAATACAGTCCTACAAGCAATGATTCTGACAtaagactgtgaaaaaaaaactaagaaagtCTAGTTAAGctttatcatttatatttattgaaGTATTTATTATACATCTTCAAGGCAAACATGTCAATGTCTGTGCAAGATAATACTGTGGGTAAACATTTGTTAGCTACTGATAGTGTAAAACTACGTGAAATGTTACAAAATTATTAAGTAGGAGAGTTCAATTTAAATTCATGTGAGCTCAGCAGAAATGAAGTCTGAAAATGGGTATCTAATGTTTACATTACTTTAAAGGAAGAGCTCCACACTTTGGGAAGTATGCTTATTTGCCATCTTGCTAAGGTTTAGATGTGAACATTGAACAACATACAGTCTCTTTCTGTTAAATATGGAGCTACAGCCACCAGccggttatcttagcttagcataaagactggaaacagggggaaacagctagcctggctctataCAAACAACTCTGGGCAGAgccagcctttatgctaagctaggctaactgaCCACTGGCTGTAGCTACATATTGAAAGGACAGAGATGAGACCGGAACCAATCTTCTTGTCtagctctcagcaagaaagaaaatagatttATTAACCAAAGTGTCGACAGATGAATAGCCAGTcatcagtgacacacacagcaAGGGGAGTGACCGGCTCAAGACTTTGCTTTGTGAATTTGATGTTTCCAAAAATGCAGGGCAGGAAGCTGCACAGACATAAGGACCAGCGCTGTAGCCTGATCTCACTTCACAGAACGGCCCGTCTTGTGAACATCAGGATGTactaaagaaagacaaagatttTGCATCATCATTTGCAGTACATTTGTCAGGAAATTTAAGACAAAGAGTTTTCCTTACTGTCTTTGTGAGGCTGTGATTGGCCCGGTCTTGCCGGTGCTCTGAGTTTGTTGGGGAGTTCGGAGCTGTCTCTGTAGTCTCTGGGTTTAGGGGTCTGGGGCTCTGGCACGCCTGGTCGGGACTTAGCTGGTACAGGAGGCCTGTTGTGTGCCATCCCACCTTCCGAGCGTGAGGGCACCACTGGTTTCTTGTTAGCTGAGGGATGGGAAGTGCTGGGGGTTGGAGGTTGTGGTTTGGTCTCAGAGCAGGTGAAGGAGCGGTTGCGCGGGGTGGGCACCGGGGGGCGGTCAGAGTCTCCATCTGCTGGTTTAGAGGGTGCAAACAATGGGTCTAGGGGGATGAAGTGGTCTTTTTGCTGGAGGTCTTGTTCCTTGCCCCAACCATGGGATTTTCCCATTGAACCATAAAGAGGGTTGTCAAACATCTCTGATATCTTTTCATCCTCACCCCTACAAGACAAAGGATCATGTTAGTAGAGATCCAGTTTCACTTTCTACTGAATCATGTCAGCCACTGGTTTATGTTCTCTTTAGAGAGGTGTTTTCCTGAGCACTGAGAGTCTCAGTGAAACTGCAACTGAAGTCAAATTGCACCGGAAACAGGCACTTACATGGGACAAGGTTTTCCTGTGGGACTGCGTGTGCTCACATCAAAACCACCCTTCTTGGAGTCTTTACTCCCTTGCATGGCAGTGGCAAGATGTTTTGGTGGCATGCTGTAACTCCAGCCTTTATCTATTACATTCCCACTTTTGAAGGTCACGCCCATGTAATTGGGGTTAGAAATATCATGTGCTTGGGTGATGGAATACCTGttaaaaagcagacagaaaatatCACGCTGGGAAGCCCTGTTTGAGATATTCTGAAGTAACCataagagaaaaaatgtctcaCTTGTTGGGGTCACCACCTTTGCATTTTGAGCTGACAGGGTCATCCCTTTCAACTTTGATGAAATCTGAAATCAGAGTAAAAATAGGATTGATGCTAAGAGAACTGTAGTTGAACGGATTTCATAGGTAAGTCCTGAGCTGATTTCCAGACTCACCATATAACTTCTCAGTGGGCTTGCCCTCAGAGGTGTGTAACTGAATGCCACCAGTCAAGGTGCCTGTCTTCTCTCCATGGTGAGTCAGTGTGACCTGAAACTCTGTGTAGCAGAACTGGGCAGCTCGCAGTGCAACACAGCCCTCGCCTTTGGAAATAACACATCCGTAAACTGTAAGAACTGCTCAGCTCAGGGCATTTGTATTACAAACTGCATGTAAGTTGATTACCATATGACTCGTCACAGTCTGTTGCCTTTACACAGATGAGGATGTGCTGGTCCAAAAGGTACTCGGGGTCAGAGATGATGGGGGTGAGCTTGAAAAGATAGAAGAGACCATGAATGATTATTGCCTGATGCCACATCAAGGCAAATTCAAGACCAAAAAGCTGCATATTCACTTTACCACAACTTGGTTGCCAAACCAAACTTTTATGGACCCATCTGAGTGCTCTgtgttctctccctctgtagTCTTCACAGTTTCTGTAGACATTTagagaaatatttgttttgataatCTTAGCCTATTCTAAAGCAAAGTCCAAGAGAATCCAATGAGATGTTTTCAATCAAAAAGACGAAACATACTCTCCAAGCAGCTGGAATGATATTCAATGAAGAACTTGGTCTTTGATTTAGTCAACAATGTGGCCACACAGTTCATGATTTGTATCCCACCTTGAGGTGCACTGTTtggatctgaaaaaaaaaaacctgcttacATCATACTACAGTTTTACAGCAAGGAATATAGTTTCATCCGCAGTGAGGCGCAGCTGGTGATCCTACCTTGCTTGGAGACAAACTGTGAGGCTACTCCGACTTCAAAAGAGGCAAATACTGGTGAGTGGTCACTTGTCATGATGTCATTAGTGCACCCTGCAAGTTAAAGAGTCAACTCAAATGAGTTTTGTATCTCCAGTAAGCTAATatttgcatgttcagctgacAGGCTGAGCACCAACTAAAATACAATTAACTGGAATTAAGTACATGGCAGTGTAACATTTGAACATGgtctctgttttccctttgataacaaattacattatttttttctagaactctTCCAAGTGAATATTTCAGAAATGATGGACCCGTAAAATGAGGCACTACCAAAAACTGTTCATGGGGAATTACTCACCATATGCTTGGCAGACAACATGAACCAGAGGGTATGACCTCCGCAGGACCCGGTCACACCAGGAGGGTAAATTGTATTTTGTCTGTAGAGTTtgtcatacatacataaatacagtatataaaagatTTCATACACAGGACTGCACACCTGTGTAAGCTTTACAAAGCAGCTTAAAATATTGGTGAGCTCCGATGACTTTGATGACTTTCTCACAAAGAATGGATAGGAGGCCACGTATAAGAGGACATACCCTTTCTGGGAGACACAGGATCAAACATTCTTTCTGGTGTGGATCAATTCAAGAGATCTAAATTCTTGAGGCTTTTCGTGTCTCAAAGGGAAACTTGTTAAATTGACCCTGGTGCCTGTAGATGAGTGGTAGCATATATTTTCTATCTTctcatggttttttttgtcctagATGGTTTAAAGCAAAGACCACGTTCTGGGTCATTTGAGATTTGTGTTCAGTGTTGTGGTTGCTTTGGCTGCTTTCTGCACTATGAGGCATGACAGGAGTCATATAGGGGAAAGTCATCTGACTAAGAGTAAGCTTACCCCCGTGGCTTTGGCCTTCGTGTAAGCATACTTCTCTCGCGTGTCTCTTTCAAAGCGATAGGTTGGCGGAAATGTGATTTCCTCCTCATctacaatcaaataaaaaattaataacacATACTTTTAATATTATGATGTATGCTGACAatcaataaatgccaaaaatgtccGGAGAAGAGCTATTTTAGTCAAAGTAAGTCACATGCAGTATAATCTAGCctgctgtacagtatgtctacACTGGCCAGTTTGCTGAAGAATTTTCTAAATGTGGTCATGGCTCACCAAAATGCAAGAAGACCTTTCCATCATTCCTCTCCATGCTGAGCTGGTCTTTACAGAGGAGTTCCTggtactgctgctgtttgatctTTGTCACAATGTACTCAGCTTCCTGTGAAGGGAAACAGCGCAAAGTAGTCACTTTTCCTACCTAAACATTTTAACAGCTGAGAGCTTAGTCATCTGACAACCAGCATACCAGCTCTTTTATACACAAGTCACTGAAGTACAGCACTGCTGGATCTCTAATTTCTGAGATAAATGTCACAACAAGACAGACTTCATAAAATTTATATGAAAAACAGTCACAGATTATATATTTGGGAATCTGCATGTCGTTATTCGGAAGATTTCTAACAATAGAAGCTCAATTAAAATGTTATACCAACAATTACTTTGGTTGTAAGTACATTTGTTTTCGTGCCATTTCTATACAGTAAACTGCACTCGTTTCAACTTACCGTAGATGGAAATTCAACACGGTAGTTCAAATCACCGAGCCAGAAGAGATGGGTGAACCGATTCGTGATGTCAAACGGATTGAGCTTCTTGTCTCCCAGATTCAGAAATCGCAGGATGTTGGTGTAGTTTTGATTGCGTCtgcaaatacagcaaaaaaaatattgctgatgatatttatttttatttttattactgttctGCCACTTAGAGACTCATAATCCCTGTATGTTATATGTTATATCCAAGAGCCTAGGCTTGGTTACAGTAATTGGGGGGGCATGATGCAGTCAGAGGttctttaacaaaaaatagATACAGATATAAAAATGGAATAATATAAATGTGAAGACTATTTCTTGTATTGATATCAATCTAACAAATAAGCACATTATGATGAAACTGGTCGTGCTTTCTACGATAATGCTAGCCcaacaaaaatgtgcaattcTATGTAGATTGTTGTATTGAATGAATGTACTAACACCACGTAAAATCccatttacttttacttgtggaTAGgttgtatttgcatatttactAGAAAGAGGACATATTGCTTTATCTTTGACTgatattcatcttttttttaaagcagaatattaactttaaattttaatacaGATTAAATGATTCTTTCGGGAACATGAAAAGGATGTAGAGGTATATGGGTCCCCAAAACTGACAAATGTAGTAAAAGTTCAGGTAAGATACACGTAAGTCAGAAATATGACTGAATATATCAGTAAGTAATATTGTTAgttaaataattgaaataagctgtaaaaagaaataaatagctttatatttaaaattttcaatcAGTTGATAGAAAAGCAAGAAGGTCAGCGAGCTAATGGTAACAAAGTTAGCTGGTTAATGCCTGTTGGAATTTCACAGAGAC
This genomic interval from Xiphias gladius isolate SHS-SW01 ecotype Sanya breed wild chromosome 6, ASM1685928v1, whole genome shotgun sequence contains the following:
- the smx5 gene encoding smx5, with the protein product MLFYSFFKSLVGKDVVVELKNDLSICGTLHSVDQYLNIKLTDISVTDPEKYPHMLSVKNCFIRGSVVRYVQLPADEVDTQLLQDAARKEAMQQKQ
- the inpp5d gene encoding phosphatidylinositol 3,4,5-trisphosphate 5-phosphatase 1 produces the protein MQSYQPWYHGNITRSKAEDLLSKAARDGSFLIRDSESIQGAYALCVLYQNCVYTYRILPNEDKKLSVQASEGVPIRFFTMLPELVEAYYSPNMGLVTHLQYSVQREEEVDEEPESNNIPPQLPPRNFTGNDVKDSDSKSSEQACKSLSDTYLMRLQHMDLSAIPEEHQMAIQEYFRTSICLDAEQVQNGNPTLPGLKKLTMSICKTLNGEISHILPALEVFHKALDQQLSPGICQCPKQIPAYSGQSVSFRLEQLTKLLYSIEDKAKSSVFESVGYEGGHRKSLIPLVTFEVKQESLGISPKMFLKVDVESGKLYFKKSKDGPEEKYYVHNKILQLVKSQKMHAKLVIVVETEKEKILRKEFVFDDTKKREGFCQLLQQMKNKHSEKPEPDMITVFVGTWNMGNAGPPHNISSWFQCKGLGKTRDDTADHIPPDFYVIGTQEDPLSEREWADTVKGVLRNITNISFKQVAIHTLWNIRIVVLAKPEHENRISHIFSDSVKTGIANTLGNKGAVGVSFMFNGTSFGFVNSHLTSGSEKKLRRNQNYTNILRFLNLGDKKLNPFDITNRFTHLFWLGDLNYRVEFPSTEAEYIVTKIKQQQYQELLCKDQLSMERNDGKVFLHFDEEEITFPPTYRFERDTREKYAYTKAKATGTKYNLPSWCDRVLRRSYPLVHVVCQAYGCTNDIMTSDHSPVFASFEVGVASQFVSKQDPNSAPQGGIQIMNCVATLLTKSKTKFFIEYHSSCLEKTVKTTEGENTEHSDGSIKVWFGNQVVLTPIISDPEYLLDQHILICVKATDCDESYGEGCVALRAAQFCYTEFQVTLTHHGEKTGTLTGGIQLHTSEGKPTEKLYDFIKVERDDPVSSKCKGGDPNKYSITQAHDISNPNYMGVTFKSGNVIDKGWSYSMPPKHLATAMQGSKDSKKGGFDVSTRSPTGKPCPMGEDEKISEMFDNPLYGSMGKSHGWGKEQDLQQKDHFIPLDPLFAPSKPADGDSDRPPVPTPRNRSFTCSETKPQPPTPSTSHPSANKKPVVPSRSEGGMAHNRPPVPAKSRPGVPEPQTPKPRDYRDSSELPNKLRAPARPGQSQPHKDIHPDVHKTGRSVK